In Candidatus Manganitrophus morganii, the genomic window CTTCCACCAGTCGCGCCGCCGAGAGGAGGGTTCCGTCTCCCCCGAGGACGATGAGCATGTCGAGGGAGCGCGGGATGGTTTTCTTGGCGACATCGACCGTGAGGGCTTCTTTCCCCTGTTGTTGAAGCCAAGGGATCAGCTTCTCAAGGACGGCTTTCCCCTGAGAATGATCGGGTTTTAAGACGATGCCGATTGTTTTCATGAGATCGTGATTTCAGTGAAAAAATGAGTAATTTAGGGCGAGTCCGATTCTATACGCCCCTGGTTTCTTTGTCAACAAAAAGGCCTTTTCCAGTTAACTAGGGAGTCCCGTCAGAAAAAAATATCCCCCGTTGTAGAACATGTGGAGGAAGATCGAGGGGTAGAGGCTTCCGTAGCGATCCCGAAAGTATCCGAAGAGGAGGGAGGGGAAAAAAACGGAGACGGCCCAGAGGGGAGGGTGGGTCCAGAAATGCATCATCGTAAATAAAAGCGAGACCAGCACATTTGCGCCGGTGATACCAAAAAAGGAGCGCTTTCCCCAGGGATGGTCGGCCCACGTTCCCTGGAGGAAACCGCGAAAAAGGATCTCTTCAAACCAGGGCTGCCAAACGACCAGGAATAAAAAAGGGATCGAGAAGATCTGGCGCGGCGCCATCGGCGTGAGCGGCTGAACCTGAGCAAGAAGAAGCCAAAAGAAACCTCCTGCGCCGAGGGCGAGGAGAAAGGGGGGATCTTTATAGAAGGGGGAGAAGGTATCGAGACCGATCGCTTGAATGAGTCTACGCATCATGGTGAAGGAGACGTTTCGGTGGCGAGTTTTGATCCGCACGCGTGTGCGGAGCGGATGGAGCGGTTTCTTCTTTCTTCATCGGATCACGCGACGTTTTCGAGGGTTTCATGGTAAAATCAGCGGGAATGAAATGGCAAGGTACCACGGGCCATTGCGCTTGTCAATAAATGGGCCGCCTCGGGCGACTCCGCGATAAAGTCGGAAAGTCCTTCGTTTCGTCCACCGTTTACTTGACAATCGCTCCCCATTTTCATAGGATAGCTCGGTTTTGATCAAAGGAGTCTTTTAATGCCCCATAAAATTCGAGTTCAAAAGAAGAGGGATGAAGCGCCGCTTCGCCTGGTCACCCGATCGGAGGAGTTGGTCGAGCAGGTCCGATCCCATCCGCAATGGATCTGGGGGGGGATCGGCGTCGCGCTTGCGCTCATTGCCATCTTCAGTGCCGGTTGGTTCGTGAACCAGCGCACCGAGAAAAAAGCCGCCGCGATTGAAGCGGAGGCGTTCCGGCTCTTCCATGAACCCCCGCCGCTTCCGCAGCCGATCGAGGAAGGAAAGCCGGAGCCTGAGCCGGACATCATGGACAAAACGGAACGGTTGAAGAAATCGGCCAGCCTCTATGATGAAATCGTGGAAAAGCATCCCCGGACCGACGTGGCGCGGATGGCGCCGTATGAAAGCGGCAACGTCTATTTTGAACTCAAGGATTATGATGCGGCGGAGAAGCGTTATCTTGCTTTCCTGGAAAAAAATGCTGCCGAAAAAAACCTCGCCTCCTTGGCGCATCTGAAGCTGGGGTATCTCTACCAGAAAAAAGGAAATCCCGAATCGGCGTTGAAGCACTTCCGGGCTTCTTATGAAGCGGAGGGGGGCAACAGCAGAGACCAAGCCGGTTTTGAATTGGCGCGCGCCTTGGAAATGAGCGACAAAAAGAACGAGGCGGTGGAGATCTATAAAAAGGTTTCAGAGGGTTTCGAAAAGTCTCCCTGGGGGGTTGAAGCGAAAGTCCGGATGGATCTCCTGAATCCCCCGACCGCATCGACGCCGGCCCCTTCCGCAACGGAACCGACAAAAGGAACGACTCCCCCGGCGGGCGCATCCGCCCCGGCGGAAACGGGAAAGAAATAATCAGGAACGGATCGGCCTCAAATGGGAAAGGTCAGTCTTCGGTGGGGATGATCAGGTAGTGCCCCGCCTGAATCGTACTGTTTCTTCGCAGGTGATTGGCTCGCAGAAGACTTCCGACGCTGACGTCGTACTTTCGTGCGATTGAGCTGAGGGTCTCTCCAGTCGAAATGCGGTGTTTCTCTGTCGGAATGATCAGATAGTCTCCCGCCCGGATGGTGCTCTTTCGATTCAATCCATTCGCCAGAAGCAGGCTTTCGATGCTGATGTCATACATCCTGGCGATCGAGCTGACCGTTTCTCCCCTGGAAATGCGATGCCGCTGACCCTCGGTCGACTTCGGTTCCATCTTTGAATTCGGAGAAAAGTTTGCCAGGAACGTTTCGCGCGTTCCGGTCGGGAGCTTCAGACGATAACGTGGATAACGCGGCGGGGTCGACTCTTTTTTCAATTCGGGATTGTACGCTTTAATCTCGGCCACCGTGACCCCTGCCGCCTTCGCAATTGTCCTCAGCGCCGTCGCCTTCGGAATTTCCACTTCGTCGTAAGTGAAGGGGGGATGATATTCGATCGAGAATCCATATTTCTGCGGGTTCCTCGCAATCATCGTCGCCGCCATGTATTTCGGGACATAGTTCTTTGTCTCAAGACGGATATGGTGCGACTGTTTTAGCTCCCAAAAATCTTCCGCCTTCGTTCGGGCCATGGCGCGCATAATTCTTCCCTCTCCCGCATTGTAGGAAGCCATCGAGAGGGGCCACGATCCAAACAGGCCATAGAGATCTCTGAGATATTTCGCTGCGGCGACGGTCGATTTGACCGGATCTCTCCGCTCATCGATCCAGTCATCGATCCGCAATCCATACTTTTTCCCAGTCCCTTTGATGAATTGCCAGGGGCCGGCTGCTTTCGCCCTGGAAAAGGCTTTCGGGTTAAACCCGCTTTCGATCAGAGAAAGGAAGACCAGATCTTCGGGAAGCTGATGCTCCCGTAGAATGTCCCGCATCAGCGTGGTATATTGGCCGGAGCGGGCGAGCCAGAGCTCGAATTTATCTCTCAACCGGGTCTGGAAAAAAACGATGTAATCATTGACCAGCTCGTTAAAGACCATCGGAACATCATAAGTAATAGAGGGGTCGGAGGGGTCTGCCATGATCGTCTGCATGGAAAAAGGGAGTGCATCAGGGGGCAGCTCCAGCGTCAGAAGGTCAAAAAAGTCCTCGGGAAGGTGCTCCTCTTCTTCAATCTCTTCAAGAGGGGTCGATCGGTCAGGAGGGGCGACGGCCCCTTCCTCCGAAGTCGATTCAACCAAATCGACCGGAGAAGGATGGCTTGTTTCCAGAGAGGCATTTACAACCGAAGGGGTGGAATAAAGGTAAAGAAAAGCGAATAAGAAAAAAGCGAACCGGAGAGGAAATCGTTCTGTTCGACCCATCTTGGCTCCATTCTGACAAGAAAATTAAGCATCCAGCGAATGCCTCAACCTCAAGCATATAATACTTTTTTCTTCCCTTTTGTCAAATAAATAACATTCACTTGACTACTGAGTAAACGTTTAGTAAATTGGATTATCATGCCTTCCAAACCTCAAACATCCCGGTCGGACAAAGCGGAGCGCCGTAGAAAAGAGCTTCTAGAGGTCAGCCTCCGGCTTTTCTCGGAAAATGGATATGATGCCACCAGCATCCGCGACATCGCCCGGGAGGCCGGGATTACGGAAGGTCTTATCTATCATTACTTTCAGGGAAAGAAAGACCTTCTAAAGGCGATCGTTCAGGGGTCGGTCTGCGACGGCGTGGTCTTCGAGCAGATCGATCAGGTCGAGTCGCTGCCGATCGAGGAAGCGGTTTTGAAAATCGGCGCCCACCTGCTGGAGAACCTCCGGAATCGCAAAGAGATCTTCACCCTCATGCTGGCGGAGGCCCGTCTTTTCGAGAAGGATAAAGACTACTTCATTCCGAAATTGATCTACGAAAACAACATGCTCCGATTCGGTGCCTTCCTCAAGAAGCGGATGGAGCGCGGGGAGATCCGTGAAATGGAGCCGGTTTTGCTGGCCCGCCAGTTCAGCGGATCGCTCGTCGCCTTTTTTTTATTTCAAGAGATCTTGCTCGGCAAGACCGTCACCGACGTTCCGCCGGAGCATTTTTTGAAGTGTTTGATCGATGTATTCCTTCGCGGCATCAAAAAGTGTGAGAATTAAAACCGCCGATCCCGGGACAAGCGCCGATGAAAACCCGCACGATGATTGTCCTCTTCATTCTGCTCACGTTGGTTCTCTCCTTTGCCGCCTTTCCTTTTTTCAGAAAGCCGCCTGAATCGAATTACATCGAGCGGGTCGGGATCATCGAGGCGACGGAGGTCCATCTCAGCTCGAAGATCGCCGAGCGGATCGAGTCCCTTCCCTACGAGGAGGGAGATCCCGTTCCGGTGAATGCCGTGGCGGTTCGTCTTGATGAGCGGGAGATCGCGGCCCAGGTGGCCCAAGCGGAGGCGAACGTCCAGCGGGGGGAGGCGGGCCTGGTCAACGCGCGCGCCCAGATCGAAAAGGCAAAAGCGACGTTGGAAGACGCCCGGCGGACCATCGATCGCCTATCGTCCCTCCGTCAGGAGGGATTGGTCTCCGATTCCGACTGGGACAGCGCCCGGACCCGGCTGGAATTGGCCGGCGCGGAGTTGAAGGCGGCGGAGGCGGAGGCGCGATCGGCGGCGGCGGAGCTAAAACAGCGGCAGGCCAATCTCAACCTTGTTGAGATCCGGTTAAAAGAGACGGAGATTCATGCTCCCATCGGAGGGGTAGTGACCTTAAAAGCGTTCGAAGCCGGGGAGATGGTCTCGCCGGGGGCGACGATCCTGACGTTGATCGATCCGAATTCGGTTTGGGCGCGGGTCAACCTGGAAGAGGGAGAGGTCGGCAAAGTGCGGATCGGCGCGCGTGCGGAGATCTTCGTCGGCTCTCTTCCAAATCGGGCATTTGAGGGAAAGGTCTCCGAGGTCGGGGCGGAGGGGGGATTTGCGACGCAGCGCGATGTCACCCGGGGAAGGCAGGACATCAAGACCTTTCGCGTGAAGGTCCGCGCCCTCTCTCCGGAGGGGCTGTTGAAGCCGGGGATGACGGCGAGAGTGCGAATTTTCGTCAACGAGATGGAGAAATAACAAAGGATGCAGCTTCGGCGGATGGGAGCGGCCGGCTTGAGCGCCGGCGGGAGGTTTTGGGTGGTTTTTTCTCTGATGAGCCTTTTCGGATTTTCTTCAATCGATGCGGCCTCGGCCCAAGAAGAAGGGCTGACGATCGAAGAGGCGGTTCGGCTCGCCCTCACACGGAACGAACGAACAGAAATCGCCGACGCGCAGCTCGCGGCGGCGGCGGCCCGGGTGAAAAAAGCGCGCGCTTTCTTTTTCCCCGATCTCACCGCCACCGGTGGATATTCTCGAAGCGGTTTTGACGACGGCGAAGACGACGGGAGCCGGTTCGATCGGGATCCCGAGTCTCTGTTGGGGACGATTACATTGAACCTCCCTCTCTTCGATGCGCGGGCTTTTCCGCTTTATCGCCAGGCCAAACACGAGCATGTCGCGGCCCGCTTCAGCACCGAGGAGGATAAACGTATTCTGGCGTTTGAGGCGGCCGATGCTTTCTTAAGAACCCTTGGCGTCGAACAGGTCCAAGCGGCTGCGGAGCGGAGGGAGGCCTTCGCCCGGGAGACGCTCGAGGACACCCGGGTCCGTTTTGAGGCGAAACTCGTCAGCTCGAACGACGTCACCCGGGCCGAGCTGGAGCTGGCCAACGCGGAAAGGGAAGCGACGTTGGCCCGCGGAGAGGCCGAACTGGCCCGTCTGCAGCTGGGGTTCTTGATCGTCTCCGAGGTTCGGGGCGCGTTGGTGCTCCCCGACGCGTTGCTGAACCCTCCCCAGATGGCCGAATCGGGACGGTTGGTCGCGGAGGCGCAGACGCGCCGGCTCGATCTTGCCGCCGGTCATGAGCAGACCGAGGCGCTGCGCGCCTTTGCAGAGGAGCCGTCTCGGAGGATCATCCCGATCTTGGGGCTGACCGGACAGTTTCAACAAGAGGCCGGTTCCGAGGCCGAGAGCCGAAGCCGCGAGTGGCTGATCGGGCTGAATCTGACCTGGCTGTTGTACGACGGCGGAGAGCGGCAGGCCGATCGGGCCGAGCGGAATGCCCTGGCCCGAAGTTCGGCATTGGAAGTGGAGGCGACGCGGCGTCGGGTGGCCCTCGATGTCCACCGCGCCCTCGTCGACCTGGAGAGCAACCGGACGGCGACCCGGCAGGCGGCCACAGCGGCTCAGATGGGAGAGCGGAATGCGGAGGAGGTCGCTGTTCTCTACGGACAGGGGCTGGCAAGCGCCCTCGAGGTGGCCGACGCCAATCTTCAGCGTTTTGTCGCGGAGGTCGCCCTGGTGCAGGCCCGTTATGGACAGGGGCTTTCGCATCTGAATCTGCGAGCCGCCCTTGGATTTGATCCCTTTGGAATGGAGGTGACCCCGTGAGGTCTGAAAACCCGATCTTGGCCCTGTTGCTTCTTACGTTTATTTTGACGGCGACGGCGTGTGCCGACAATGCCGGCTCTTCTACGGCCAAGGGACGGCAGGGGGGAAAACCGCCGGTCGCCTTTCCGGTCGAGACCGAGAAGGTCGAGAGCCGCCGGGTCGAATATCAGGTGACCGCGGTCGGGTCGGTTGAAGCATTCGAAACGGTTCAGGTCACGGCGCGTGTCGCCGGCATGATCGAACGGGTTCACTTCAGCGAAGGAGAAACGGTCAAGGCGGACAAAATTCTCGCTGAGATCGAGCCGGATCGATTTCGGTTGGCGGTCGAATCGGCTCGCGCCGTGTTAGATAAGGCCGAAGCGGCGAAGGTCGATGCCGAGGCGGCGTTGGCCCGCCGGGAGGCGGTGAATGAGAAAAATCCGGGGCTGATCATCGGGGAAGAGATCGAGACCTTTCGGACCCGCGTTCAGACCGCTTCGGCGGAGCTCTCCCAAGCGCGCGCCGCGCTGGAGATCGCCGAGCTCAACCTCCGGGACGCCTTTACCAAGGCCCCGGTTGTCGGCATCATTCAGACCCGCACCGTTCAAACCGGAGAGTATGTCCAGCCCGGAAAAGTATTGGCCACGTTGATTCGACGGGAGCCGCTCCTGCTTCGTTTCCGCGTGCCGGAGCAAGATTCGGCGGAGCTTCGTCCCGGGATGTCGGCCCGCTTTACCGTTCGGGGGAGTCAGCGGACCTATTCGGCGGTGTTGACCCATGTGGCCGGTTCGGCCGATTCCGCCTCGCGGATGGTCGCGGTGACGGGCGAAGTGAACGATCCGAACCGAAAGGAGTTGCGTCCGGGGACCTTTGCCGAGGTCCGCATCCCATTGGAAGTCACGGCGGAGACCCCGGTGATCCCGCAGACGGCGATCCGTCCCAGCGAGAAGGGTTTCCTTGCTTTCGTGGTGGAAGAGGGGATTGCTAAAGAGCGGGTCCTCACCCTGGGGATGCGGACGGCGGAAGGCCGCGTCGAGGTCCGCGCCGGCGTCCAACCGGGTGAGGTGCTCGTCATCCGGGGCGCGGAGGCGCTCCGGGACGGGGCGCAGGTTCGGATCTCCGGGAAGGAGGAAACTCCCTCCGGCGGACCGACATCGAGA contains:
- the mrtJ gene encoding JDVT-CTERM system glutamic-type intramembrane protease; this encodes MMRRLIQAIGLDTFSPFYKDPPFLLALGAGGFFWLLLAQVQPLTPMAPRQIFSIPFLFLVVWQPWFEEILFRGFLQGTWADHPWGKRSFFGITGANVLVSLLFTMMHFWTHPPLWAVSVFFPSLLFGYFRDRYGSLYPSIFLHMFYNGGYFFLTGLPS
- a CDS encoding tetratricopeptide repeat protein; this translates as MPHKIRVQKKRDEAPLRLVTRSEELVEQVRSHPQWIWGGIGVALALIAIFSAGWFVNQRTEKKAAAIEAEAFRLFHEPPPLPQPIEEGKPEPEPDIMDKTERLKKSASLYDEIVEKHPRTDVARMAPYESGNVYFELKDYDAAEKRYLAFLEKNAAEKNLASLAHLKLGYLYQKKGNPESALKHFRASYEAEGGNSRDQAGFELARALEMSDKKNEAVEIYKKVSEGFEKSPWGVEAKVRMDLLNPPTASTPAPSATEPTKGTTPPAGASAPAETGKK
- a CDS encoding LysM peptidoglycan-binding domain-containing protein, with protein sequence MGRTERFPLRFAFFLFAFLYLYSTPSVVNASLETSHPSPVDLVESTSEEGAVAPPDRSTPLEEIEEEEHLPEDFFDLLTLELPPDALPFSMQTIMADPSDPSITYDVPMVFNELVNDYIVFFQTRLRDKFELWLARSGQYTTLMRDILREHQLPEDLVFLSLIESGFNPKAFSRAKAAGPWQFIKGTGKKYGLRIDDWIDERRDPVKSTVAAAKYLRDLYGLFGSWPLSMASYNAGEGRIMRAMARTKAEDFWELKQSHHIRLETKNYVPKYMAATMIARNPQKYGFSIEYHPPFTYDEVEIPKATALRTIAKAAGVTVAEIKAYNPELKKESTPPRYPRYRLKLPTGTRETFLANFSPNSKMEPKSTEGQRHRISRGETVSSIARMYDISIESLLLANGLNRKSTIRAGDYLIIPTEKHRISTGETLSSIARKYDVSVGSLLRANHLRRNSTIQAGHYLIIPTED
- a CDS encoding TetR/AcrR family transcriptional regulator, translating into MPSKPQTSRSDKAERRRKELLEVSLRLFSENGYDATSIRDIAREAGITEGLIYHYFQGKKDLLKAIVQGSVCDGVVFEQIDQVESLPIEEAVLKIGAHLLENLRNRKEIFTLMLAEARLFEKDKDYFIPKLIYENNMLRFGAFLKKRMERGEIREMEPVLLARQFSGSLVAFFLFQEILLGKTVTDVPPEHFLKCLIDVFLRGIKKCEN
- a CDS encoding efflux RND transporter periplasmic adaptor subunit produces the protein MKTRTMIVLFILLTLVLSFAAFPFFRKPPESNYIERVGIIEATEVHLSSKIAERIESLPYEEGDPVPVNAVAVRLDEREIAAQVAQAEANVQRGEAGLVNARAQIEKAKATLEDARRTIDRLSSLRQEGLVSDSDWDSARTRLELAGAELKAAEAEARSAAAELKQRQANLNLVEIRLKETEIHAPIGGVVTLKAFEAGEMVSPGATILTLIDPNSVWARVNLEEGEVGKVRIGARAEIFVGSLPNRAFEGKVSEVGAEGGFATQRDVTRGRQDIKTFRVKVRALSPEGLLKPGMTARVRIFVNEMEK
- a CDS encoding TolC family protein, which encodes MQLRRMGAAGLSAGGRFWVVFSLMSLFGFSSIDAASAQEEGLTIEEAVRLALTRNERTEIADAQLAAAAARVKKARAFFFPDLTATGGYSRSGFDDGEDDGSRFDRDPESLLGTITLNLPLFDARAFPLYRQAKHEHVAARFSTEEDKRILAFEAADAFLRTLGVEQVQAAAERREAFARETLEDTRVRFEAKLVSSNDVTRAELELANAEREATLARGEAELARLQLGFLIVSEVRGALVLPDALLNPPQMAESGRLVAEAQTRRLDLAAGHEQTEALRAFAEEPSRRIIPILGLTGQFQQEAGSEAESRSREWLIGLNLTWLLYDGGERQADRAERNALARSSALEVEATRRRVALDVHRALVDLESNRTATRQAATAAQMGERNAEEVAVLYGQGLASALEVADANLQRFVAEVALVQARYGQGLSHLNLRAALGFDPFGMEVTP
- a CDS encoding efflux RND transporter periplasmic adaptor subunit, giving the protein MRSENPILALLLLTFILTATACADNAGSSTAKGRQGGKPPVAFPVETEKVESRRVEYQVTAVGSVEAFETVQVTARVAGMIERVHFSEGETVKADKILAEIEPDRFRLAVESARAVLDKAEAAKVDAEAALARREAVNEKNPGLIIGEEIETFRTRVQTASAELSQARAALEIAELNLRDAFTKAPVVGIIQTRTVQTGEYVQPGKVLATLIRREPLLLRFRVPEQDSAELRPGMSARFTVRGSQRTYSAVLTHVAGSADSASRMVAVTGEVNDPNRKELRPGTFAEVRIPLEVTAETPVIPQTAIRPSEKGFLAFVVEEGIAKERVLTLGMRTAEGRVEVRAGVQPGEVLVIRGAEALRDGAQVRISGKEETPSGGPTSRPEQGGGTPADPNRGGEQR